The Sinomicrobium kalidii genome contains a region encoding:
- a CDS encoding peptidylprolyl isomerase — MSRINKMILGIAVCMLQIGWAQEKEEVESTGNGTAVAESTEIQQDSTAIVQKTDMTIQEAVAEDEENTEVSEERTKVDGVVSVVGDYIILESDIDKSYIDLQNQGVSIKDITRCQLLGKLMEDKLYAHQAIQDSLEVSDKQVMAQTEQQLNYLVSQVGTMENLLSYYKKSDEESFREELFQINKVRALAERMQSKVVDEIEITPEEVRQWFNKLPEDERPVFGAELEIAQIVKEPDVPEAEKQKVVNRLNEMKRDIEENGASFATKAILYSKDPGSSSKGGFYHITKQTGFAKEFVDVAYSLREGEISEPFETDFGWHIIKIDKIMGQELDLRHILLIPEIPQATLDETREELDKVRQKIVNDEVSFADAAREYSDEKETKFEGGQLRNPSNMDTRFELTKLDPSLYSQVSDLKTGEVSRVYKEEDPKRPGKITFKILKVTNRYDEHTADYVQDYLKIKELALKEKQIKAIREWMEDTIEDTYIMVNSDYKGCDFSNNWLKE, encoded by the coding sequence ATGAGTCGGATAAATAAAATGATCCTGGGCATTGCTGTTTGTATGCTTCAGATAGGATGGGCACAGGAAAAAGAGGAAGTGGAAAGTACCGGGAACGGAACTGCCGTAGCTGAAAGTACAGAGATACAACAGGACAGTACGGCCATTGTGCAGAAAACCGATATGACGATACAGGAAGCAGTTGCGGAAGATGAGGAAAATACGGAAGTGTCTGAAGAAAGGACCAAGGTAGACGGGGTCGTTTCGGTTGTGGGCGATTATATCATCCTCGAATCGGATATCGACAAAAGCTATATCGACCTTCAGAACCAGGGCGTGTCCATAAAGGACATTACCCGTTGCCAGCTGCTCGGAAAGCTTATGGAAGATAAACTGTATGCACACCAGGCCATACAGGACAGCCTGGAGGTGTCTGACAAGCAGGTTATGGCACAGACCGAGCAACAGCTGAATTACCTGGTGAGCCAGGTGGGTACCATGGAAAACCTGCTGTCCTATTACAAAAAATCGGACGAGGAAAGTTTCAGGGAAGAACTGTTTCAGATAAACAAAGTGCGCGCACTTGCCGAGAGAATGCAAAGCAAAGTGGTGGACGAAATAGAGATCACCCCCGAAGAAGTACGCCAGTGGTTTAACAAACTTCCGGAAGATGAGCGCCCGGTGTTCGGAGCAGAACTTGAAATAGCACAGATCGTAAAAGAACCGGATGTACCCGAAGCGGAGAAACAGAAAGTGGTGAACAGACTGAATGAAATGAAGCGCGATATCGAAGAAAACGGGGCCAGTTTTGCCACCAAGGCCATTTTGTATTCCAAGGACCCCGGTTCCAGTTCCAAGGGCGGTTTTTACCACATCACCAAACAGACCGGTTTTGCCAAGGAATTTGTTGATGTGGCCTACAGTCTCCGGGAAGGGGAGATATCCGAGCCTTTTGAAACCGACTTCGGATGGCATATCATAAAGATTGATAAAATAATGGGACAGGAGCTGGACCTGAGACATATTCTCCTTATACCGGAGATCCCGCAGGCAACCCTGGACGAAACCCGGGAAGAACTGGATAAAGTACGCCAAAAAATAGTGAACGACGAAGTGTCCTTTGCCGATGCCGCCAGGGAGTATTCCGATGAAAAGGAAACCAAGTTCGAGGGCGGGCAGTTGCGTAATCCCAGCAATATGGACACCCGTTTTGAGCTTACCAAACTCGATCCTTCACTGTACAGCCAGGTAAGTGACCTGAAGACCGGTGAAGTATCGCGGGTTTATAAAGAAGAAGACCCGAAAAGACCGGGAAAGATCACATTTAAAATATTAAAGGTGACCAACAGGTATGATGAACATACGGCCGATTATGTACAGGATTACCTGAAAATAAAAGAACTTGCCCTCAAGGAAAAACAAATAAAGGCCATAAGGGAATGGATGGAAGATACCATAGAAGATACCTACATTATGGTGAATTCCGATTACAAGGGCTGCGATTTCTCCAACAACTGGCTGAAGGAGTAA
- a CDS encoding peptidyl-prolyl cis-trans isomerase, whose product MLRKKIIGIIVLLGLGSCSYFRQEETADTVARVGDKYLYKKDLSGIYGENMSKEDSMVVKANFINSWAAKQLFMEKAKINLPEEQVREFEKLIAEYRTDLYTTTYKEALVNNAMDTAVSDAEIKSFYNNTEDNFKLNEELWRFRYLEVSRDFDKLDEIREKFRRYEEADKADLEEIAIQFKSYALEDSIWVKAAQIYQKIPLLAREENEKNIKKSHFFELSDSLGVYLVYINDILHRNEIAPMSYVKPTIKQILLNRRKLEFVRKLEKEIMDEAVRKKKFEIYESDK is encoded by the coding sequence ATGTTAAGAAAAAAAATAATTGGTATTATCGTTTTACTGGGGCTGGGAAGCTGTTCTTATTTCCGGCAGGAAGAAACAGCGGATACCGTAGCACGTGTAGGTGATAAATACCTGTATAAAAAGGACCTTTCCGGTATTTACGGAGAGAATATGTCGAAGGAAGACAGTATGGTGGTCAAGGCCAATTTTATCAATTCCTGGGCGGCGAAACAGCTTTTTATGGAAAAAGCGAAGATCAACCTCCCGGAAGAACAGGTCAGGGAATTTGAAAAGCTTATTGCCGAATACAGAACAGACCTCTATACCACTACGTATAAGGAAGCTCTGGTCAATAATGCCATGGATACGGCTGTTTCGGATGCCGAGATAAAGTCGTTTTACAACAATACCGAAGATAATTTTAAGCTCAACGAAGAGTTGTGGAGGTTCAGGTATTTAGAGGTGAGCAGGGATTTTGACAAACTGGATGAAATACGCGAAAAGTTCAGGAGGTATGAAGAGGCCGACAAGGCCGATCTGGAAGAAATTGCCATACAGTTCAAATCTTATGCCCTGGAAGATTCCATATGGGTAAAAGCGGCACAGATATATCAAAAAATACCGTTACTGGCCCGTGAAGAGAATGAAAAAAATATAAAAAAATCGCATTTCTTTGAGTTAAGCGACTCTTTAGGGGTATATTTGGTGTATATTAACGATATACTGCACCGTAACGAGATTGCCCCCATGTCATATGTGAAACCTACCATAAAGCAAATATTGCTTAACAGGAGAAAACTGGAATTTGTAAGGAAGCTGGAAAAAGAAATAATGGATGAAGCAGTCAGAAAAAAGAAATTTGAAATTTATGAGTCGGATAAATAA
- the guaB gene encoding IMP dehydrogenase, translated as MKAHSSKIVGEGLTYDDVLLVPAFSEVLPREVNIQTKFTRNITINVPIVSAAMDTVTESAMAIAMAREGGIGVLHKNMTAEQQALEVRKVKRAESGMIIDPVTLPLTAKVADAKKNMAEHSIGGIPIVDDGGFLKGIVTNRDLRFEKNNDRPIVEVMTSENLVTVGEGTSLGDAEEILQENKIEKLPVVNAGNKLVGLITFRDITKLTQKPTANKDKYGRLRVAAAIGVTADAPERAEALVNAGIDAIIIDTAHGHTRGVVSILKEVKKAFPELDVVVGNIATGEAARYLVENGADAVKVGIGPGSICTTRVVAGVGFPQFSAVLEVAAAIKGSGVPVIADGGVRYTGDIPKAIAAGADCVMLGSLLAGTKESPGETIIYEGRKFKSYRGMGSVEAMKQGSKDRYFQDVEDDIKKLVPEGIVGRVPYKGELVESMHQFIGGLRAGMGYCGAADIETLKEKGQFVKITASGIHESHPHDVAITKEAPNYSR; from the coding sequence ATGAAAGCTCATAGTTCAAAAATTGTAGGAGAAGGGTTGACGTATGATGATGTCCTTCTTGTTCCGGCCTTTTCGGAAGTCTTGCCCAGAGAGGTCAATATTCAGACCAAATTCACCAGAAATATTACGATTAACGTGCCCATAGTCTCGGCGGCGATGGATACCGTTACCGAATCTGCAATGGCCATAGCCATGGCCAGGGAAGGAGGGATAGGTGTGCTGCACAAGAATATGACTGCCGAACAGCAGGCCCTGGAGGTACGCAAGGTGAAGCGTGCGGAGAGCGGAATGATCATAGACCCGGTAACCCTGCCCTTAACGGCGAAGGTGGCCGATGCGAAGAAGAACATGGCCGAACACAGTATAGGCGGAATTCCTATTGTGGATGACGGTGGTTTCCTGAAGGGGATCGTGACCAACCGGGACCTGCGTTTTGAAAAAAATAACGACAGGCCCATAGTGGAAGTGATGACGTCTGAAAATCTCGTTACCGTAGGGGAAGGGACTTCGCTGGGGGATGCGGAAGAAATACTGCAGGAAAATAAAATTGAAAAATTGCCGGTAGTCAATGCCGGGAACAAACTGGTAGGGCTCATTACCTTCCGGGATATCACCAAGCTTACACAAAAACCCACAGCCAACAAGGATAAGTATGGAAGATTACGGGTTGCCGCGGCCATAGGGGTTACGGCAGATGCCCCGGAACGTGCCGAAGCATTGGTGAACGCAGGTATTGATGCCATAATCATAGACACGGCACACGGCCATACGCGCGGAGTGGTCAGCATATTAAAAGAAGTGAAAAAAGCGTTTCCGGAACTGGATGTGGTGGTAGGGAATATCGCCACCGGTGAAGCAGCCCGCTACCTGGTAGAGAACGGGGCAGACGCTGTAAAAGTGGGGATTGGCCCCGGGTCTATTTGCACCACCAGGGTAGTGGCCGGTGTGGGGTTCCCGCAATTCTCTGCCGTACTCGAGGTCGCTGCGGCCATAAAAGGTTCGGGAGTACCTGTGATAGCCGACGGGGGCGTACGTTATACCGGAGACATACCCAAGGCCATTGCCGCGGGGGCAGACTGTGTAATGCTGGGTTCCCTGCTGGCAGGAACCAAGGAATCTCCGGGCGAAACCATAATTTATGAAGGACGTAAGTTTAAGAGCTATAGGGGAATGGGATCTGTAGAAGCGATGAAACAGGGAAGTAAGGACCGCTATTTCCAGGACGTGGAAGACGATATCAAAAAACTGGTGCCGGAAGGTATTGTAGGGCGTGTGCCCTATAAAGGCGAACTGGTGGAGAGCATGCATCAGTTTATAGGCGGACTCCGGGCAGGTATGGGATATTGCGGAGCTGCAGATATCGAAACACTGAAGGAAAAAGGACAGTTTGTAAAGATCACCGCTTCCGGCATCCACGAGAGCCACCCTCACGATGTGGCCATCACCAAGGAAGCTCCTAACTACAGCAGGTAA
- a CDS encoding hydroxymethylglutaryl-CoA lyase, which translates to MNKIKLIECPRDAMQGIKTFIPTEKKVAYIQSLLRVGFDTIDFGSFVSPKAIPQMADTAEVLDKLDLSGTRSKLLAIVANVRGAKDAAVHPEIDYLGYPFSISENFQMRNTHKTIAESTVILREILDMADKAGKEVVAYLSMGFGNPYGDPWNVEIVGEWTEKLSAMGIRILSLSDTVGSSTPEVISYLFTHLIPAYPEIEFGAHLHTTPSSWYEKIDAAYGAGCMRFDGAIQGFGGCPMAKDELTGNMPTEKMVSYFTAAKADTGLSAMSFESAYNEAIKVFGSYF; encoded by the coding sequence ATGAATAAGATAAAACTCATAGAATGTCCCAGGGATGCCATGCAGGGGATAAAGACATTCATACCCACTGAAAAAAAGGTGGCGTATATCCAGTCCCTGTTGCGTGTGGGCTTTGATACCATAGACTTCGGTAGTTTTGTATCGCCTAAGGCCATTCCGCAGATGGCGGATACCGCAGAGGTGCTGGACAAACTGGACCTTTCCGGGACCCGGAGCAAGTTGCTGGCCATTGTGGCCAATGTCAGGGGAGCCAAAGACGCTGCGGTTCATCCCGAAATCGATTATCTCGGGTATCCCTTTTCCATATCCGAGAACTTCCAGATGCGGAATACCCACAAGACCATTGCAGAATCTACAGTGATCCTCCGGGAGATACTGGACATGGCGGATAAAGCCGGTAAGGAAGTGGTGGCTTACCTTTCCATGGGCTTCGGTAACCCGTACGGTGATCCGTGGAACGTGGAGATCGTAGGGGAGTGGACGGAAAAGCTTTCGGCCATGGGCATAAGGATTTTGTCCCTGTCGGATACCGTGGGGAGCTCAACCCCGGAAGTCATCAGTTACCTGTTTACCCATTTGATCCCGGCGTATCCGGAAATCGAATTCGGCGCACACCTGCATACCACCCCGTCGTCGTGGTATGAGAAGATCGATGCCGCCTACGGGGCCGGGTGCATGAGGTTTGACGGAGCCATACAGGGATTTGGCGGTTGTCCCATGGCCAAGGACGAACTTACCGGAAATATGCCTACCGAAAAAATGGTGTCCTATTTTACTGCTGCAAAAGCAGATACAGGCCTGTCTGCCATGAGTTTTGAGAGCGCCTATAATGAGGCGATAAAGGTTTTCGGCTCATATTTTTAG
- a CDS encoding HAD family hydrolase, which produces MQKHVIFDMDGVLVDSEPIHMQILGEVLQEMGVNLTREYHFTLVGMGALMMWEKLKKDFGLEGKPADLLEAHKAYFFSVIGDRQIPKTEGVSELLCRLKDSGYNLSLGSSSPVKLIDIFMEKAGLGRYFDHMVSSEHVARGKPFPDIFLKVAGLYDISPDAFVVIEDSRNGVKAARAAGMQCIGYRNANSGQQDLSAADLIIDDFRELTTTKMNMFYCVNE; this is translated from the coding sequence ATGCAAAAACACGTTATTTTTGATATGGATGGTGTTCTGGTAGACAGCGAACCCATACATATGCAAATACTGGGAGAGGTACTGCAGGAAATGGGGGTGAACCTTACAAGGGAATACCACTTTACCCTGGTTGGAATGGGAGCCCTGATGATGTGGGAAAAACTGAAAAAGGATTTCGGGCTGGAAGGAAAGCCCGCCGATCTTCTGGAAGCTCATAAAGCCTATTTTTTCAGTGTGATCGGCGACAGGCAGATCCCGAAGACCGAAGGCGTGTCCGAACTGCTCTGCAGGTTAAAGGATTCGGGCTACAATCTTTCCCTGGGGTCGTCTTCGCCGGTAAAGCTTATCGATATCTTTATGGAAAAGGCCGGTCTCGGGAGGTATTTTGATCATATGGTGAGCAGTGAACACGTGGCCCGCGGAAAACCTTTTCCCGATATTTTTCTGAAAGTAGCCGGATTATACGATATATCCCCCGATGCCTTTGTGGTGATCGAAGACAGCAGGAACGGGGTCAAAGCTGCCAGGGCCGCCGGAATGCAGTGTATCGGATACAGGAATGCGAATTCCGGACAGCAGGACCTGTCTGCGGCAGACCTGATCATAGATGATTTTCGTGAACTTACCACCACAAAAATGAACATGTTCTATTGCGTTAATGAATAA